TATTGATATCTACAATATGGAGGATGTGGAATATGCTATTGCAACGCGTGTCAGGGGAGATGAAGATATAATGGTTATAAAAGGTGTAAGAGGCTCTTCGCTTGATCCCTGTCGTATTGGTGATGGAATGAATGTTAAGGTTGGTGTGGATGCAACTATGGTAATGGGAAAAGAAGACGAATTTATAAGAGCAGAATGGGATGACTGACAATGTATCTTGATAGTGAAGATGAAAGTATTTTAAATGGTGAATATGGAGAGACAAGGCAGAAGATGATGGAAATTCTTCTTGCACTTGGAAAAGTATTCAATGCAGAAAATCTTGTACCCATAACAAGTGCACAGATTAGTGGTGCATCCTATAAGACTATAGGAGAATGGGGGCTTGAATGGCTAAATAACCTTGATGCACGTGTTGCTGTTCCTTCAATTTTAAATCCAATCGGAATGCCGCGTGAAAGCTGGAGGGATATTGGAATATCAACAGAGTTTGCAGAAAACCAGAATAAGGTAATAAAAGCCTACAAGCGTCTTGGAATAAAAATGGAGTGTACATGCACTCCATATTATCTTAATATTACAAATTATGGAGATCATCTGGCATGGTCAGAGTCATCTGCTGTATCATATGCCAATTCAGTGATTGGAGCAAGAACCAATAGAGAGGGAGGCCCTTCTGCACTTGCGGCCGCAATGATTGGTAAAACACCCAATTATGGTCTTCATCTCTTCAAAAACAGAATGCCTGAAATTACAATTGAGGTTGAATCCGGCAGTGGTGTTCACAGCGGGCATTATGGCGCAATAGGTTATCTTGCAGGAAAAATAGCAGGAAATAAAATTCCCTTTTTGACAAACATCCGTCCGTCAAGAGATCAGCTAAAAGCCCTTGGTGCAGCTATGGCGGCATCCGGAGCTGTTGCACTATACCATGTAAAGGGCATCACTCCTGAAACAAAGCTTCCTACATTTAAAACAGAACCTGTTGAGAAGGTTGTTATTGAACAGTCCGAAATTGAAAGTCTTTTTGAGAAGTCTGATGTTGATGCTGTTGCAGTTGGATGTCCGCACTGTTCACCTGATGAGTTATCCCGTCTTGCATCTCTTCTTGAAGGCAAAAAAACTACGAAAACCTTCTTTGTCTTTGTAGCTAAGGGAGTGAAGGATTCAAACATGGGATATGTCAGTAAAATCGAAAAGAGTGGTGCAAAGGTTGTTGAAGACACCTGCATTGTAGTATCTCCGGCGATGGATGTATTTGACACAGTAATGGTTGATTCAGGAAAAGCATTCGCATATGTTCCAAATATGTGTGGATGCAATGTAAGAATAGGAACACTTGAAGAGTGTGTTTTAGCCGCAACAAGTTAAAAAAATATGAAAAATTAAAAATTTATAAATTCAAAATTAAAAAATAATATTTAAAGTAAGCTATCCCAAAATTAAATCTCCGGAATATCGTTTGCATCAATATTGTATACTTTTGCAAAGAATTCCGGATAATAACGCATTTTTGCAATTCTTAAGCCATCAATCCCAAGATCTGATTCTCTGTTTATGTAATCATATTTGCCTGAAACAAGTCTGGCAACCTCATTGTTAATAACCTTATAATTTCCTTCACAGTCAGGCAGGCCTTTTTCATAATGAATTACTATTGTATCTTTGTTTAATTCTTCATATATTGAAATAGCACTTATTTCGTTTTCGTTTTTTAAAAGCAATCCACAAAGGCCAAGCTGTTCAAAATGTTTTACTGAATAAATGGTTGCATTTTTTTCATAATTCATAATAGGGTTTTTTTTGCACTCTTTCCATTCACACCATTTAAAAAAAAAATCAATGACATCCTGAACGGATTCTGAGGTCATAGGTTCGGTTGTATAATTGCATCTCTTTTTAAAGCTGTTTATGTGTTTTCTGATATTTAGAAATTTTTTTCCGGGGAGTTTTGATAAAATATCTGTTTTATAAACGTAATCATAGTAATCCCTATCTGATGAAAGATTAATATCCGGATATAAAGCGAGGATTCGGGCTTTTGTTTCTTCGTCAAATATCTGATATGCAAGCGGGTGATTTGTTTTTTTTGCAAGTTTTAGAACCTCTTTTAAAAGATTATCATCATAAATTCCAAAAGGACCTCGAAAAGAGGTTTTATTTTCTATTGTACTTGAAATAACCAGTGCGTCATTATTGGTATAGTATTCATATTGTGCATAGTCATTCCAACACACCATATTTGTAAAGGTGTTGTCGCTGTGCTGTATTGGAAATCTTTCATAAAAGGATTTAAAAAAATTTCTGTCATCCAGTGTTACCGGTTTAAAATCACTTATATCAAGCATGCTGTTTCATTTCCTGTATATCATAGGGATATAATTCTCCATAACAAAAAAACCTTCAGATTTATAAAATCCGGACGTTTCAGGCTCAGCTATTAATCCTATCCATGTAAGTCCTTTTGATTGAGCCTCTTTAACAAGAGTGTTCAGGATACATTTCCCAATTCCAAGTTTTCTGTAATCTTTTTTGACAACAAGGTCCTGTATGTATCCGTCTGAGACTCCGTCAGATATTATTCTTCCCATACCTATTGCCGAATTTGTTGATTTATCTACAGCCACTGCAAATATAAAGCTCCCCTTAATTAAACTTCCAATTTCTTCAGGATTCCAGGATTCATCCCACCAGTTGCCATCCCTGTAGAGTTCAACAATCTCTGTTTTATCCCATTTATTAACAATTGTTATCTCAAAATCTACATATTTTAAATTCATTATTTCCAGCCTGCATTTCCTGATTAAATATGATTATCTTTGAATTTACATGAAAGTCACTTCGTAACTTACATGAGACCGTGTATGAAATATAATTTCATGGACGTTTTTAATTAATAACTTAGAGATTAAGTCTTATTTTTAATTATTATCTTTTTTCATTCCCTTTCTTATCATTTGTTCAATATTTGTTTGAAATTTTCTGAATTTTAATTCATAATGTCCTTTTAATCACTGATATTATATGAATAATTACATGTAACAGGTAAATTCTGATGGCCTTTTAAAGGTCATCAATAACTATTATAGAAAATATATTGTATTGTATCTTTGAAGGTTCAGTGATAGTATGGAAATTTTAAACAATTCAGGCTCAGCGCTATTGGTTCTTGGATGTCCTCAGGTTCCTGTTCAGACGACATCTGTTTTGTATATTGCCGCAAAGCTAAAAAAAGCCGGTATAAAGACCGTTGTTGCAGGAACCCCTGCCGCCAGACTGCTTATCAAATATGCTGATTTTGACGGACATTATATAGACGAGATAAAGGATTTGGATTTTATAATCGATGCAATAATAGAAAAAGGAGAGAAATATCCTTTATGCTTTGTTTTCATTCACAATGATGCAGGTGTATCATATGCCGCAACAATGGATTCCATAATGAAATCTGTTTTATATCCTGTTATTTTTGGAAGTGATGCCGATGAACTGTCTACTCAGATTACATTTGAATGCGAAAAGATATCTGTGCCGGCAACTCACAATCCAAAACCTCTGATAAATGAAATAAACAAGGTGATAAAATGGGATGCCTAGATAAGCTTCCGTATGAGGTAATTTTGAGAAACGTAAGTTTTTCCGAGTGCAGAGAATATCTTAAGAAAAATTACAAGGAAGTCTATACAGTCTCTCCCGGTTACAAAATATTTGATGTGCATATAATAGGTGTACCTCCTGTAACAATTGCTCTTGATGATGACATAGTTATATTTCCATATACAAAGCCTTGTCATGGAACCTTTCTGGTAAAAGTTTCAAGTGAAGAGGAATCAGTAAAAATTAGAAAAAATCAGATTAAAAAATGAATTTAATCTCTGTTTTTGCCATAGCGGCAGGACTTGCAATGGATTCATTTGCAGTTTCTGTGTCATCCGGAACAACAAAGATTAAAGGCAAATTTAGAGCGGCTGTCGTAATTGGTCTTGTTTTTGGATTTTTTCAGGGCTTCATGCCGGTATTGGGGTGGGTTTTAGGGATTAATTTTACTGGATTTATTCTGGATTATGCTCACTGGATAGCTTTTTTTCTTCTCTTCATAATTGGAATTAAAATGATTGAGGAGAGTGATGAAAAATTAATAGATATCCAAAATCCCTATGTTCTTTTGCTTCTTGGAATCGCAACAAGTATTGATGCTTTGGCAGTTGGTCTTTCATTTGCATTTTTAAATGAATCTGTATTATTCCCTGCATTTATTATTGGCATATTTACATTTGTTATCTCATTTTTTGGAGTATATCTTGGTGATAAACTCCAAAGTTCGACAGGAAGATATGCGACTTTCATAGGCGGGATTATTCTGATATTAATTGGGGTTAAAATAGTTCTTGAAAATAGCCTATAATATCCCTGAAACTTCATTAAATTCATGCTATTTTATGTTGTGCATTTTTTTCAGGATTGCAACGGAAATTCATTTAAAAGTAAAAAAGTATCTCATAACATATATCTAGCATGTCATTTATGATTAAAATCAAATATGATTTTTAAAATAAAGTGAATAAAAAATTAATTTCAGAAAGATCTTTAAGAACAGAATTGGTCTTATATTGAACATAAAAATTTCATATGACGGATCCTGAGAAAAGATAAGAAACTATTGGTATTACTATTACAAGCATCAGAGAAAAAGATAAGAATTTGATTTCTCCCGGTTTTAATTTCTTTTTTCCAACATGAAGAAAAGAGTCTTTACTATACCCTCTGCATAGCATACTTGTATAGGTACGTTCACCCTGTTCGTATGATCTGATAAATATTGTTCCAACTGTATATGCAAGAGTCCTTAGACGATAACTATATGGAAGCGATCTATTAAATGAATTAAAACATCTTGTATCAAATGAGTTTTTTACTTTTTCAAAAATGTCTGCAAATACAAAGAGGTACCTTATCATAAGACCTGTAATTAAAGCAAACTCAGAAGGAAGTCCGAGTCTTCTTGCACCTGTTAGCATGTCCTGCATAGTAGTTGTTGAAGATAAAAGTACTATGAAAGATATACAGACTATGAACTTTACAAGTAAAATTAAAGCAAATTCAACCGATTCCAAATAAATATGAATGTCGAGGGGAAGATCTATTATCGGTGTGAATATATCATAATAACGGTTTTTAAAAAAAATCTGAAAAATAATTATGAATATCCCAAATGGAAGAATCATAAGAATTCTTTTCAGATATGAGAAAAAACTTAATTTTGATAATATCCACAGTGTTAAAAAGAAAAAATAGAAAAAAATCCCTGGAATAATTATATCTTTGGAATATGGATATGCTACCATTGCAATTATTACAGAAAATACAATTATTATTTTTATCCGGGCATCCATATTGTGAATATAGCTGTTTCCCATCGCCTGGCGTTCTATAGAATACAGCTCTTCAATCATATTTTTTACCAAATGCTTTTAAAAAGGATTTTTCTGAGCTTTCGTAATTATAAGCCATTTTTATATCAATTCCATGCATTTGAAGGTTTTTTATTAACTTTGGAAGAACCGGGATATCCAGCCTTAAATCAGATAGTAACTCCTGCTGTGTAAAAATTTCTTCCATACTTCCCTGTGCGACAATCTGCCCTTTATCCATGACATAAATATAATCTGCAATCTCTGAAACAATGTCTATATGGTGAGTGGAGAAAATAACAGTCATTCCATATTCTTCAGGAAGACGGTTTACAAACTGTGTAAGGTCTGCAACACCTCTTGGATCAAGTCCTGCTGTTGGTTCATCCAGAATCAGTATCTGAGGTTCCATTGCAAGAACACCTGCAATTGCAACCCTTTTTTTCTCACCTCCGCTCAGGTGGTGCGGTGGTCTGTTTCGTAAATCCTCTATATCCAGAATTCTTAGGACTTCATTGACCCTGTGTTCAATAGTATGTTCATCCAGACCCAGATTTGTCGGTCCAAATGCAATATCTTGTTCTACTGTTGGAGAAAAAACCTGATCATCAGAGTTTTGAAATACAATTCCTACTAATTTTCTGATTTCTTTGATGTTTGATTTTGTTATCGGCTCTCCTCTGATTAATATTTCTCCTGAAGTGGGTTTAAGGATGCCATTAAAATGTTTAAAAAGAGTACTTTTTCCCGCACCGTTTGCACCA
The genomic region above belongs to Methanomicrobium antiquum and contains:
- a CDS encoding aconitase X catalytic domain-containing protein is translated as MYLDSEDESILNGEYGETRQKMMEILLALGKVFNAENLVPITSAQISGASYKTIGEWGLEWLNNLDARVAVPSILNPIGMPRESWRDIGISTEFAENQNKVIKAYKRLGIKMECTCTPYYLNITNYGDHLAWSESSAVSYANSVIGARTNREGGPSALAAAMIGKTPNYGLHLFKNRMPEITIEVESGSGVHSGHYGAIGYLAGKIAGNKIPFLTNIRPSRDQLKALGAAMAASGAVALYHVKGITPETKLPTFKTEPVEKVVIEQSEIESLFEKSDVDAVAVGCPHCSPDELSRLASLLEGKKTTKTFFVFVAKGVKDSNMGYVSKIEKSGAKVVEDTCIVVSPAMDVFDTVMVDSGKAFAYVPNMCGCNVRIGTLEECVLAATS
- a CDS encoding DUF2156 domain-containing protein, which codes for MLDISDFKPVTLDDRNFFKSFYERFPIQHSDNTFTNMVCWNDYAQYEYYTNNDALVISSTIENKTSFRGPFGIYDDNLLKEVLKLAKKTNHPLAYQIFDEETKARILALYPDINLSSDRDYYDYVYKTDILSKLPGKKFLNIRKHINSFKKRCNYTTEPMTSESVQDVIDFFFKWCEWKECKKNPIMNYEKNATIYSVKHFEQLGLCGLLLKNENEISAISIYEELNKDTIVIHYEKGLPDCEGNYKVINNEVARLVSGKYDYINRESDLGIDGLRIAKMRYYPEFFAKVYNIDANDIPEI
- a CDS encoding GNAT family N-acetyltransferase is translated as MNLKYVDFEITIVNKWDKTEIVELYRDGNWWDESWNPEEIGSLIKGSFIFAVAVDKSTNSAIGMGRIISDGVSDGYIQDLVVKKDYRKLGIGKCILNTLVKEAQSKGLTWIGLIAEPETSGFYKSEGFFVMENYIPMIYRK
- a CDS encoding DUF1890 domain-containing protein; its protein translation is MEILNNSGSALLVLGCPQVPVQTTSVLYIAAKLKKAGIKTVVAGTPAARLLIKYADFDGHYIDEIKDLDFIIDAIIEKGEKYPLCFVFIHNDAGVSYAATMDSIMKSVLYPVIFGSDADELSTQITFECEKISVPATHNPKPLINEINKVIKWDA
- a CDS encoding DUF1894 domain-containing protein, encoding MGCLDKLPYEVILRNVSFSECREYLKKNYKEVYTVSPGYKIFDVHIIGVPPVTIALDDDIVIFPYTKPCHGTFLVKVSSEEESVKIRKNQIKK
- a CDS encoding manganese efflux pump MntP family protein codes for the protein MNLISVFAIAAGLAMDSFAVSVSSGTTKIKGKFRAAVVIGLVFGFFQGFMPVLGWVLGINFTGFILDYAHWIAFFLLFIIGIKMIEESDEKLIDIQNPYVLLLLGIATSIDALAVGLSFAFLNESVLFPAFIIGIFTFVISFFGVYLGDKLQSSTGRYATFIGGIILILIGVKIVLENSL
- the cbiQ gene encoding cobalt ECF transporter T component CbiQ, whose product is MIEELYSIERQAMGNSYIHNMDARIKIIIVFSVIIAMVAYPYSKDIIIPGIFFYFFFLTLWILSKLSFFSYLKRILMILPFGIFIIIFQIFFKNRYYDIFTPIIDLPLDIHIYLESVEFALILLVKFIVCISFIVLLSSTTTMQDMLTGARRLGLPSEFALITGLMIRYLFVFADIFEKVKNSFDTRCFNSFNRSLPYSYRLRTLAYTVGTIFIRSYEQGERTYTSMLCRGYSKDSFLHVGKKKLKPGEIKFLSFSLMLVIVIPIVSYLFSGSVI
- a CDS encoding ATP-binding cassette domain-containing protein, which produces MHLIETRNLTHTYNKNIDALKNVNFIAGRKQRIAIIGANGAGKSTLFKHFNGILKPTSGEILIRGEPITKSNIKEIRKLVGIVFQNSDDQVFSPTVEQDIAFGPTNLGLDEHTIEHRVNEVLRILDIEDLRNRPPHHLSGGEKKRVAIAGVLAMEPQILILDEPTAGLDPRGVADLTQFVNRLPEEYGMTVIFSTHHIDIVSEIADYIYVMDKGQIVAQGSMEEIFTQQELLSDLRLDIPVLPKLIKNLQMHGIDIKMAYNYESSEKSFLKAFGKKYD